In Eleginops maclovinus isolate JMC-PN-2008 ecotype Puerto Natales chromosome 10, JC_Emac_rtc_rv5, whole genome shotgun sequence, the following proteins share a genomic window:
- the LOC134871383 gene encoding receptor-type tyrosine-protein phosphatase H-like isoform X6, with protein MKPLSFKIIDDFFLLCVFLSLLWGVTGTTTAASDKMMTATSPRTPTITLLTTLAATKTPPPNVQKVNVTSQNETSITLMWEKVYTNISTYFLQYDTGTNPKEKLINATVEGTSVTYQVTSLESATKYSFTLITLYNGVNSSGCSFEAVTAPPNAEGFRTVTQNETSITLRWDKVDSIHNYALGFNEKEIHVTASADPVQYTIPGLTSGTKYNFQLFTVFEGVRSTGVNLTAVTAPRRAGRFRTVTQNETSITLQWDKVDSILNYALGFNGTEINVTASADPVQHTIPGLTSGTKYNFQLFTVFEGVRSTGVDLTAVTAPRSAGGFRTVTQNETSITLRWDKVDAILNYTLGFNGKEIHVTASADSEVQHTIPGLTSGTKYNFQLFTVFEGVRSTEVDLTAVTAPRRAGGFRTVTQNENSITLRWDKVDAILNYTLEFNGKEIHVTASADPEVQYTIPGLTSGTKYNFQLFTVFEGVRSTGVDLTAVTAPRNTEEFKSVGQNETSITLQWNNLNKIFEYTLVLNETEILIAASEQPQLTHTISQLTSGTKYELRLFTVFENVNSTGVNYTAVTAPRNTEQFKSVGQNETSITLQWQKVDAILNYTLVFNESMINVSASEGLDKVKYAISDLASGTKYNFNLVTVFENVKSTGVNYTSHTVPSPVGNVEVSERSVTNITLMWQRMKIDWEYLLEINGEKILQNGSMDNVSLPIKSLQPGTEYQFTVITMFSGLSSIAYKGFTVTAIDCAKETWHVTNSSIQGLVKGLFSSALASNKSTNINGSTGGSKVSFSGLYPGATYEVTLAYEKNNTQFEQCKQTVTIIPPNLIARCEYVAAGYSLSIIWNKPDGVWTSVNVNVTGKSPEILENGERSLEISGFLPARKYEVSIASVSGDVRSSDPLVFTCLTDPRGVIAGSFFGIMIFAVLVCLVVFIFLKRPDIISRKKQFISGSRQPNKKTKAIPVAKFPDHFYKLGADENRGFSQEYESLLPVGTDQTQNAATLPENKPRNRFNNVQPYDWCRVKLATPNSNGNSDYINASYMPGYSSSKEYIAAQGPLPTTVNDFWRMIWEQRVRGIVMVTNCTEGGRTKCERYWPADSKPVSHGGLIVTLRTEQQEPNWTLREFRVKNTNNSEERTVKHFHFTAWPDHGVPQGAEVLIQFRGLMRRHIDSDGAGAPTVVHCSAGVGRTGTIMALDVLLQQLEKERAVGINAFVHKMRLSRPHMVQTESQYVFLHHCIMDCLKPHENTEENIYENEDMIYANATALREFRQQRT; from the exons ggCGTCACTGGGACGACCACAGCAGCATCAGACAAAATGATGACAGCAACGTCGCCACGCACACCTACAATCACTCTATTGACAACCCTTGCAGCAACAAAGACTC CTCCtccaaatgttcaaaaagtgaaTGTGACGTCACAAAATGAGACCAGTATTACTCTCATGTGGGAAAAGGTTTATACCAACATCTCAACATACTTCCTTCAATATGACACCGGAACCAATCCCAAGGAGAAATTGATCAATGCAACTGTAGAAGGGACATCAGTAACATATCAGGTTACTTCTCTGGAGAGTGCGACAAAATACAGTTTCACTCTCATCACTTTGTATAATGGAGTCAACAGCTCTGGATGCAGTTTTGAAGCTGTCACTG CTCCCCCTAATGCAGAAGGTTTCAGAACAGTTACACAAAATGAGACCAGTATAACTCTGCGGTGGGATAAAGTGGATTCAATCCACAACTACGCACTTGGGTTCAATGAAAAGGAGATTCATGTCACTGCATCAGCTGATCCTGTGCAATATACAATCCCAGGACTCACAAGTGGAACTAAATACAACTTCCAGCTCTTCACTGTGTTTGAAGGTGTCAGAAGCACTGGAGTAAACCTCACTGCAGTCACAG CTCCCCGTAGAGCAGGACGTTTCAGAACAGTTACACAAAATGAGACCAGTATAACTCTGCAGTGGGATAAAGTGGATTCAATCCTCAACTACGCACTTGGGTTCAATGGAACGGAGATTAATGTCACTGCATCAGCTGATCCTGTGCAACATACAATCCCAGGACTCACAAGTGGAACTAAATACAACTTCCAGCTCTTCACTGTGTTTGAAGGTGTCAGAAGCACTGGAGTAGACCTCACTGCAGTCACAG CTCCCCGTAGTGCAGGAGGTTTCAGAACAGTTACACAAAATGAGACCAGTATAACTCTGCGGTGGGATAAAGTGGACGCAATCCTCAACTACACACTTGGGTTCAATGGAAAGGAGATTCATGTCACTGCATCAGCTGATTCTGAAGTGCAACATACAATCCCAGGACTCACAAGTGGAACTAAATACAACTTCCAGCTCTTCACTGTGTTTGAAGGTGTCAGAAGCACTGAAGTAGACCTCACTGCAGTCACAG CTCCCCGTAGAGCAGGAGGTTTCAGAACAGTTACACAAAATGAGAACAGTATAACTCTGCGGTGGGATAAAGTGGACGCAATCCTCAACTACACACTTGAGTTCAATGGAAAGGAGATTCATGTCACTGCATCAGCTGATCCTGAAGTGCAGTATACAATCCCAGGACTCACAAGTGGAACTAAATACAACTTCCAGCTCTTCACTGTCTTTGAAGGTGTCAGAAGCACTGGAGTAGACCTCACTGCAGTCACAG CTCCTCGTAACACAGAAGAGTTCAAATCAGTTGGACAAAATGAGACCAGTATAACTCTGCAGTGGAACAACTTGAATAAGATCTTTGAGTATACGCTAGTGCTTAATGAAACAGAGATATTAATCGCTGCATCAGAGCAACCTCAATTgacacacacaatctcacaaCTCACAAGTGGGACTAAATATGAATTGCGTCTCTTCACCGTATTTGAAAATGTCAATAGCACTGGAGTCAACTACACTGCAGTCACAG CTCCCCGTAACACAGAACAGTTCAAATCAGTTGGACAAAATGAGACCAGTATAACTCTGCAGTGGCAGAAAGTGGATGCAATCCTCAATTATACACTTGTATTTAATGAGAGCATGATAAATGTCTCTGCATCTGAGGGACTTGACAAAGTGAAATATGCAATCTCAGACCTCGCAAGTGGGACTAAATACAATTTCAATCTCGTCACtgtatttgaaaatgtcaaaagcaCTGGAGTCAATTACACTTCTCACACTG ttccCTCACCCGTGGGTAATGTCGAAGTGTCTGAACGCTCTGTGACAAACATAACCCTGATGTGGCAGAGAATGAAAATTGACTGGGAATACTTGCTTGAAATTAACGGGGaaaaaatccttcaaaatgGTTCCATGGATAATGTGTCCCTTCCAATCAAATCTCTCCAGCCTGGAACAGAGTATCAATTCACAGTCATTACTATGTTCTCTGGACTTAGCAGCATTGCTTATAAAGGCTTCACAGTAACAG CCATAGACTGTGCAAAGGAAACCTGGCATGTAACTAACTCATCGATCCAAGGACTGGTTAAAGGCTTGTTCTCAAGTGCATTAGCCAGTAACAAATCAACCAACATAAATGGCAGTACTGGAGGTAGCAAAGTGTCATTTTCTGGACTTTACCCTGGCGCGACTTATGAGGTGACCCTTGcctatgagaaaaataacacgCAATTTGAGCAATGTAAACAGACTGTGACAATCA ttCCTCCTAATTTAATAGCTCGCTGTGAGTACGTGGCAGCAGGCTATTCTTTGTCTATCATCTGGAATAAACCAGATGGTGTCTGGACTTCAGTGAATGTGAACGTGACCGGGAAGTCTCCCGAAATTCTTGAAAATGGGGAACGGTCGCTGGAAATTTCTGGATTCCTACCTGCCAGAAAATATGAGGTGTCAATAGCTTCAGTGTCTGGGGATGTAAGAAGTTCTGATCCATTAGTTTTTACGTGTCTTACTGATCCAAGGG GAGTAATTGCTGGGTCATTCTTTGGGATTATGATTTTTGCTGTCTTGGTCTGTCTGGTTGTCTTCATTTTTCTAAAAAGACCGGATATTATCAG CCGGAAAAAACAGTTTATTAGTGGTTCCAGACAACCCAATAAAAAGACTAA aGCTATTCCTGTTGCAAAGTTTCCAGACCATTTCTACAAATTGGGCGCGGATGAGAACAGAGGTTTCAGCCAGGAGTATGAG AGCCTCCTGCCTGTTGGCACCGACCAAACACAAAATGCAGCCACTCTACCCGAGAACAAACCGAGGAATCGTTTCAATAATGTTCAGCCAT ATGACTGGTGTAGGGTGAAACTAGCTACTCCCAATTCCAATGGAAACTCTGACTACATCAACGCCAGTTACATGCCG ggttacagcagcagcaaagagtACATTGCCGCTCAGGGTCCTCTGCCCACAACAGTCAATGATTTCTGGAGGATGATCTGGGAACAACGAGTGAGGGGCATCGTTATGGTAACCAATTGCACTGAAGGAGGAAGG ACTAAGTGTGAACGGTACTGGCCTGCAGACAGTAAGCCTGTGTCTCACGGAGGGCTGATAGTAACCCTTAGGACTGAGCAGCAGGAGCCCAACTGGACATTGAGGGAATTTAGggtgaaaaat ACAAACAACTCAGAGGAGCGTACAGTGAAACATTTTCACTTCACTGCCTGGCCTGACCACGGAGTCCCTCAGGGTGCAGAAGTGCTGATCCAGTTCAGAGGACTGATGAGACGGCACATAGACAGCGATGGTGCTGGAGCACCAACTGTGGTTCACTGCAG tGCTGGAGTGGGGAGGACAGGCACTATCATGGCCTTGGATGTGCTGCTTCAGCAGCTAGAGAAAGAAAGAGCGGTGGGCATCAATGCCTTTGTGCACAAGATGAGACTGAGTCGCCCACACATGGTGCAAACTGAG TCTCAGTATGTGTTCTTGCACCATTGCATCATGGACTGCCTGAAGCCACATGAGAACACAGAAGAGAACATCTATGAGAATGAAGACATGATATACGCCAACGCCACTGCACTGCGAGAGTTTCGTCAACAAAGAACTTAA
- the LOC134871383 gene encoding receptor-type tyrosine-protein phosphatase H-like isoform X4 — protein MKPLSFKIIDDFFLLCVFLSLLWGVTGTTTAASDKMMTATSPRTPTITLLTTLAATKTPPPNVQKVNVTSQNETSITLMWEKVYTNISTYFLQYDTGTNPKEKLINATVEGTSVTYQVTSLESATKYSFTLITLYNGVNSSGCSFEAVTAPPNAEGFRTVTQNETSITLRWDKVDSIHNYALGFNEKEIHVTASADPVQYTIPGLTSGTKYNFQLFTVFEGVRSTGVNLTAVTAPRRAGRFRTVTQNETSITLQWDKVDSILNYALGFNGTEINVTASADPVQHTIPGLTSGTKYNFQLFTVFEGVRSTGVDLTAVTAPRSAGGFRTVTQNETSITLRWDKVDAILNYTLGFNGKEIHVTASADSEVQHTIPGLTSGTKYNFQLFTVFEGVRSTEVDLTAVTAPRRAGGFRTVTQNENSITLRWDKVDAILNYTLEFNGKEIHVTASADPEVQYTIPGLTSGTKYNFQLFTVFEGVRSTGVDLTAVTAPRRAGGFKNVTQNETSITLQWDKVDSILNYALGFNGTEINVTASADPKVQHTIPGLTSGTKYNFQLFTVFEGVRSTGVDLTAVTAPRSAGGFRTVTQNETSITLRWDKVDAILNYTLEFNGKEIHVTASADSVQYTIPGLTSGTKYNFQLFTVFEGVRSTGVDLTAVTAPRNTEEFKSVGQNETSITLQWNNLNKIFEYTLVLNETEILIAASEQPQLTHTISQLTSGTKYELRLFTVFENVNSTGVNYTAVTVPSPVGNVEVSERSVTNITLMWQRMKIDWEYLLEINGEKILQNGSMDNVSLPIKSLQPGTEYQFTVITMFSGLSSIAYKGFTVTAIDCAKETWHVTNSSIQGLVKGLFSSALASNKSTNINGSTGGSKVSFSGLYPGATYEVTLAYEKNNTQFEQCKQTVTIIPPNLIARCEYVAAGYSLSIIWNKPDGVWTSVNVNVTGKSPEILENGERSLEISGFLPARKYEVSIASVSGDVRSSDPLVFTCLTDPRGVIAGSFFGIMIFAVLVCLVVFIFLKRPDIISRKKQFISGSRQPNKKTKAIPVAKFPDHFYKLGADENRGFSQEYESLLPVGTDQTQNAATLPENKPRNRFNNVQPYDWCRVKLATPNSNGNSDYINASYMPGYSSSKEYIAAQGPLPTTVNDFWRMIWEQRVRGIVMVTNCTEGGRTKCERYWPADSKPVSHGGLIVTLRTEQQEPNWTLREFRVKNTNNSEERTVKHFHFTAWPDHGVPQGAEVLIQFRGLMRRHIDSDGAGAPTVVHCSAGVGRTGTIMALDVLLQQLEKERAVGINAFVHKMRLSRPHMVQTESQYVFLHHCIMDCLKPHENTEENIYENEDMIYANATALREFRQQRT, from the exons ggCGTCACTGGGACGACCACAGCAGCATCAGACAAAATGATGACAGCAACGTCGCCACGCACACCTACAATCACTCTATTGACAACCCTTGCAGCAACAAAGACTC CTCCtccaaatgttcaaaaagtgaaTGTGACGTCACAAAATGAGACCAGTATTACTCTCATGTGGGAAAAGGTTTATACCAACATCTCAACATACTTCCTTCAATATGACACCGGAACCAATCCCAAGGAGAAATTGATCAATGCAACTGTAGAAGGGACATCAGTAACATATCAGGTTACTTCTCTGGAGAGTGCGACAAAATACAGTTTCACTCTCATCACTTTGTATAATGGAGTCAACAGCTCTGGATGCAGTTTTGAAGCTGTCACTG CTCCCCCTAATGCAGAAGGTTTCAGAACAGTTACACAAAATGAGACCAGTATAACTCTGCGGTGGGATAAAGTGGATTCAATCCACAACTACGCACTTGGGTTCAATGAAAAGGAGATTCATGTCACTGCATCAGCTGATCCTGTGCAATATACAATCCCAGGACTCACAAGTGGAACTAAATACAACTTCCAGCTCTTCACTGTGTTTGAAGGTGTCAGAAGCACTGGAGTAAACCTCACTGCAGTCACAG CTCCCCGTAGAGCAGGACGTTTCAGAACAGTTACACAAAATGAGACCAGTATAACTCTGCAGTGGGATAAAGTGGATTCAATCCTCAACTACGCACTTGGGTTCAATGGAACGGAGATTAATGTCACTGCATCAGCTGATCCTGTGCAACATACAATCCCAGGACTCACAAGTGGAACTAAATACAACTTCCAGCTCTTCACTGTGTTTGAAGGTGTCAGAAGCACTGGAGTAGACCTCACTGCAGTCACAG CTCCCCGTAGTGCAGGAGGTTTCAGAACAGTTACACAAAATGAGACCAGTATAACTCTGCGGTGGGATAAAGTGGACGCAATCCTCAACTACACACTTGGGTTCAATGGAAAGGAGATTCATGTCACTGCATCAGCTGATTCTGAAGTGCAACATACAATCCCAGGACTCACAAGTGGAACTAAATACAACTTCCAGCTCTTCACTGTGTTTGAAGGTGTCAGAAGCACTGAAGTAGACCTCACTGCAGTCACAG CTCCCCGTAGAGCAGGAGGTTTCAGAACAGTTACACAAAATGAGAACAGTATAACTCTGCGGTGGGATAAAGTGGACGCAATCCTCAACTACACACTTGAGTTCAATGGAAAGGAGATTCATGTCACTGCATCAGCTGATCCTGAAGTGCAGTATACAATCCCAGGACTCACAAGTGGAACTAAATACAACTTCCAGCTCTTCACTGTCTTTGAAGGTGTCAGAAGCACTGGAGTAGACCTCACTGCAGTCACAG CTCCCCGTAGAGCAGGAGGTTTCAAAAACGTTACACAAAATGAGACCAGTATAACTCTGCAGTGGGATAAAGTGGATTCAATCCTCAACTACGCACTTGGGTTCAATGGAACGGAGATTAATGTCACTGCATCAGCTGATCCTAAAGTGCAACATACAATCCCAGGACTCACAAGTGGAACTAAATACAACTTCCAGCTCTTCACTGTTTTTGAAGGTGTCAGAAGCACTGGAGTAGACCTCACTGCAGTCACAG CTCCCCGTAGTGCAGGAGGTTTCAGAACAGTTACACAAAATGAGACCAGTATAACTCTGCGGTGGGATAAAGTGGACGCAATCCTCAACTACACACTTGAGTTCAATGGAAAGGAGATTCATGTCACTGCATCAGCTGATTCTGTGCAATATACAATCCCAGGACTCACAAGTGGAACTAAATACAACTTCCAGCTCTTCACTGTGTTTGAAGGTGTCAGAAGCACTGGAGTAGACCTCACTGCAGTCACAG CTCCTCGTAACACAGAAGAGTTCAAATCAGTTGGACAAAATGAGACCAGTATAACTCTGCAGTGGAACAACTTGAATAAGATCTTTGAGTATACGCTAGTGCTTAATGAAACAGAGATATTAATCGCTGCATCAGAGCAACCTCAATTgacacacacaatctcacaaCTCACAAGTGGGACTAAATATGAATTGCGTCTCTTCACCGTATTTGAAAATGTCAATAGCACTGGAGTCAACTACACTGCAGTCACAG ttccCTCACCCGTGGGTAATGTCGAAGTGTCTGAACGCTCTGTGACAAACATAACCCTGATGTGGCAGAGAATGAAAATTGACTGGGAATACTTGCTTGAAATTAACGGGGaaaaaatccttcaaaatgGTTCCATGGATAATGTGTCCCTTCCAATCAAATCTCTCCAGCCTGGAACAGAGTATCAATTCACAGTCATTACTATGTTCTCTGGACTTAGCAGCATTGCTTATAAAGGCTTCACAGTAACAG CCATAGACTGTGCAAAGGAAACCTGGCATGTAACTAACTCATCGATCCAAGGACTGGTTAAAGGCTTGTTCTCAAGTGCATTAGCCAGTAACAAATCAACCAACATAAATGGCAGTACTGGAGGTAGCAAAGTGTCATTTTCTGGACTTTACCCTGGCGCGACTTATGAGGTGACCCTTGcctatgagaaaaataacacgCAATTTGAGCAATGTAAACAGACTGTGACAATCA ttCCTCCTAATTTAATAGCTCGCTGTGAGTACGTGGCAGCAGGCTATTCTTTGTCTATCATCTGGAATAAACCAGATGGTGTCTGGACTTCAGTGAATGTGAACGTGACCGGGAAGTCTCCCGAAATTCTTGAAAATGGGGAACGGTCGCTGGAAATTTCTGGATTCCTACCTGCCAGAAAATATGAGGTGTCAATAGCTTCAGTGTCTGGGGATGTAAGAAGTTCTGATCCATTAGTTTTTACGTGTCTTACTGATCCAAGGG GAGTAATTGCTGGGTCATTCTTTGGGATTATGATTTTTGCTGTCTTGGTCTGTCTGGTTGTCTTCATTTTTCTAAAAAGACCGGATATTATCAG CCGGAAAAAACAGTTTATTAGTGGTTCCAGACAACCCAATAAAAAGACTAA aGCTATTCCTGTTGCAAAGTTTCCAGACCATTTCTACAAATTGGGCGCGGATGAGAACAGAGGTTTCAGCCAGGAGTATGAG AGCCTCCTGCCTGTTGGCACCGACCAAACACAAAATGCAGCCACTCTACCCGAGAACAAACCGAGGAATCGTTTCAATAATGTTCAGCCAT ATGACTGGTGTAGGGTGAAACTAGCTACTCCCAATTCCAATGGAAACTCTGACTACATCAACGCCAGTTACATGCCG ggttacagcagcagcaaagagtACATTGCCGCTCAGGGTCCTCTGCCCACAACAGTCAATGATTTCTGGAGGATGATCTGGGAACAACGAGTGAGGGGCATCGTTATGGTAACCAATTGCACTGAAGGAGGAAGG ACTAAGTGTGAACGGTACTGGCCTGCAGACAGTAAGCCTGTGTCTCACGGAGGGCTGATAGTAACCCTTAGGACTGAGCAGCAGGAGCCCAACTGGACATTGAGGGAATTTAGggtgaaaaat ACAAACAACTCAGAGGAGCGTACAGTGAAACATTTTCACTTCACTGCCTGGCCTGACCACGGAGTCCCTCAGGGTGCAGAAGTGCTGATCCAGTTCAGAGGACTGATGAGACGGCACATAGACAGCGATGGTGCTGGAGCACCAACTGTGGTTCACTGCAG tGCTGGAGTGGGGAGGACAGGCACTATCATGGCCTTGGATGTGCTGCTTCAGCAGCTAGAGAAAGAAAGAGCGGTGGGCATCAATGCCTTTGTGCACAAGATGAGACTGAGTCGCCCACACATGGTGCAAACTGAG TCTCAGTATGTGTTCTTGCACCATTGCATCATGGACTGCCTGAAGCCACATGAGAACACAGAAGAGAACATCTATGAGAATGAAGACATGATATACGCCAACGCCACTGCACTGCGAGAGTTTCGTCAACAAAGAACTTAA